In one window of Zingiber officinale cultivar Zhangliang chromosome 11A, Zo_v1.1, whole genome shotgun sequence DNA:
- the LOC122031242 gene encoding polygalacturonase ADPG1-like has product MAGQSVIVISLFVLLLLASSSAATEVLADASIYNVLDFGAKGDGNTNDTLAFVNAWNAACHKSTTPSTLLIPTGKTFLLSYIEFEGPCNNFIYVTQCPEDGPNSLHMLSCTDAQIWGLRSINSVMMHISVGRSKRVDIRDITIVAPDESPNTDGIHVQQSQFVSIINSVIGTGDDCVSLSEGAEDITGGSGFARNISFEDITMNDVRYPIIIDQYYCPHRKCDAHASAVKVRDVKYIGVRGSSSREVAIALNCSQSVPCSGIFMDSVNLWNSNEGEEVRSNCISANGYARNQVTPAVSCLTQRNLAS; this is encoded by the exons ATGGCTGGACAA AGTGTTATCGTCATCAGTCTCTTTGttctccttcttcttgcttcttcctCTGCTGCTACTGAGGTTTTGGCTGATGCGTCAATATACAACGTCTTAGACTTTGGAGCCAAAGGAGATGGCAACACCAATGACACTCTc GCGTTTGTAAATGCATGGAATGCTGCATGTCACAAAAGCACGACACCCTCCACCTTGCTCATTCCGACAGGAAAGACATTTTTGTTGTCTTACATCGAGTTCGAAGGACCTTGCAACAACTTCATTTATGTAACG CAATGTCCAGAAGATGGGCCCAAT AGTCTACATATGTTGAGTTGCACTGATGCACAGATTTGGGGGTTGAGGTCGATCAACAGTGTGATGATGCACATATCGGTGGGGAGGAGCAAGCGAGTCGATATCAGAGACATCACCATCGTCGCCCCCGACGAGAGCCCCAACACTGACGGCATCCACGTCCAGCAAAGCCAATTTGTGAGCATCATAAACTCCGTAATTGGGACGGGAGATGACTGTGTGTCACTGAGCGAAGGTGCTGAGGACATTACT GGAGGTTCTGGCTTTGCGAGGAACATATCGTTTGAGGATATCACCATGAATGACGTGCGCTATCCCATTATAATAGATCAGTACTATTGTCCTCACAGGAAATGCGATGCCCAT GCATCAGCAGTAAAAGTGAGGGATGTGAAATATATTGGAGTGAGAGGAAGCTCATCGAGAGAAGTAGCAATCGCTCTGAATTGCAGCCAAAGTGTGCCTTGCAGTGGCATCTTCATGGACAGTGTGAATCTGTGGAATTCAAATGAAGGAGAAGAGGTGCGGTCTAACTGCATCAGTGCCAATGGATATGCGAGGAATCAAGTCACGCCTGCTGTTTCTTGCCTGACCCAGAGAAACCTTGCTAGCTAG
- the LOC122032612 gene encoding syntaxin-81-like — MAKSRDRTEDFREATRVTALSFGYDEAKLAALLASFILRKPLEKPSFEKAAIKTLESILELEHFITKHRKDYVDLHRITEQERDNIEHEVLDPTMRPSIKEL; from the exons ATGGCTAAGAGTAGGGACAGAACCGAAGATTTTAGGGAAGCTACCCGTGTGACAGCTCTCTCTTTTGGCTACGACGAG GCCAAATTGGCTGCGCTCTTGGCATCCTTCATTTTGCGCAAACCCTTGGAGAAACCTTCATTTGAAAAAGCTGCAATTAAGACG cttGAAAGTATTTTAGAATTGGAACACTTCATCACTAAGCATCGGAAAGATTATGTGGATCTACATCGAATCACTGAACAGGAGAGGGACAACATTGAACATGAA GTACTTGATCCAACCATGAGGCCGAGTATAAAAGAGCTTTAA